The following proteins are encoded in a genomic region of Enterocloster clostridioformis:
- the scfA gene encoding six-cysteine ranthipeptide SCIFF, with the protein MKHVKTLNTNTLKDTMKKGGCGECQTSCQSACKTSCTVGNQSCENANR; encoded by the coding sequence ATGAAGCACGTTAAGACATTGAATACCAATACCTTAAAGGACACAATGAAGAAGGGCGGATGCGGCGAGTGCCAGACTTCCTGCCAGTCAGCCTGCAAGACATCCTGTACAGTAGGAAACCAGAGCTGCGAGAACGCTAACCGCTAA
- a CDS encoding TIGR04086 family membrane protein: protein MENGIVKPMLRSLLISYVLSGILLAALAFALYKLRLKEGQVNLMVYAVYLLTCLSGGFLAGKRIRQRRFFWGLLSGLLYFLVLFAVSWAMNMGSAIDMERSVTVMGICALGGTIGGMLS from the coding sequence ATGGAAAATGGTATTGTGAAGCCCATGCTCCGCTCCCTGCTCATCTCCTATGTGCTGTCAGGAATCCTTCTGGCTGCCCTGGCCTTTGCCCTCTATAAACTGCGCCTGAAAGAGGGACAGGTGAACCTGATGGTGTATGCCGTGTATCTGCTGACCTGCTTATCCGGCGGTTTCCTGGCAGGCAAACGCATCCGGCAGCGCCGGTTCTTCTGGGGGCTTCTGTCAGGGCTTCTGTACTTCCTGGTACTTTTTGCAGTGTCCTGGGCCATGAATATGGGGTCGGCCATTGATATGGAACGCTCCGTCACTGTCATGGGCATATGCGCACTGGGAGGAACCATAGGGGGGATGCTCAGTTAA
- a CDS encoding signal peptidase II yields MIYGWIIGGLAALDLGVKSVVEGQEDDTFPRELPSAKGLIKLHKNHNSGFPFGFMKERPELVKGIPLMVISAMAGALAAMMQDKGKTGEKLGLSLVMGGALSNLYDRVMRGYVVDYFTIEWKSLKKVVFNLGDMFVFLGSAVFVLAQAVKSLEEAGVKKKKK; encoded by the coding sequence ATGATTTACGGCTGGATAATAGGCGGGCTGGCCGCCCTGGACCTGGGGGTCAAGAGCGTGGTTGAGGGCCAGGAGGACGACACGTTCCCAAGGGAGCTGCCGTCTGCCAAAGGATTAATAAAGCTTCATAAGAACCATAACAGCGGTTTTCCCTTTGGATTCATGAAGGAAAGGCCGGAATTGGTAAAGGGGATTCCGCTTATGGTGATTTCCGCCATGGCAGGAGCTCTGGCAGCCATGATGCAGGATAAGGGCAAGACCGGGGAAAAGCTGGGCCTGTCCCTTGTGATGGGAGGCGCCCTCAGCAACCTGTACGACCGCGTGATGCGCGGATATGTGGTGGATTATTTCACCATTGAATGGAAATCCCTTAAGAAAGTAGTGTTCAATCTGGGAGATATGTTCGTGTTTTTGGGAAGCGCTGTCTTTGTGTTGGCACAGGCTGTGAAGAGCCTGGAAGAGGCGGGTGTGAAGAAAAAAAAGAAATAA
- a CDS encoding S8 family peptidase yields MADCPFNSADENIADFIYRIGSQQQIGGNPADIPCMDYVNEEYNIIYTPLDTVTPISLAQYSYYTVPGLFSLLDSSSMEASGILTAFSAPALGNRGRGTLIGIVDTGIDYTNPLFRYPDGSTRIAGLWDQSIPAGADVIPPGVPDYYELSGASYGTEFTREQINQALTSDSPLDLVPSTDTNGHGTFLAGIAAGGSLPEQDFTGAAPECELIVVKLKQAKRYLREFYLVSEGADAYQENDIMMGIKYLRVTAFRLGRPLIILIALGSNLGSHEGTSPLSSVVQDAIRFLGRAAVIAAGNETGRAHHYFGTIPAGQEWDDVEIRVGPEESSRGFSLELWASTADTYSVGFVSPSGEIISRIPIIARNETSIPFLLEPTVITVNYRLIESGAGKQLIFMRFENPVTGIWRVRVYNTQYFTGEFNIWLPSEGLISDETVFLRPTPDTTITMPGNTGAPITVGAYNHLNNSIYIHSSRGFTTSGIVKPELAAPGVNVMGPAVGRRINGSIPMTTRSGTSVAAAHVAGAVASLFGWGIVESNQITMSQASVKSYLIRGAKRNPALRYPNEEWGYGALDLYETFRRIRE; encoded by the coding sequence ATGGCAGACTGCCCATTTAATTCCGCCGACGAGAATATTGCTGATTTCATATACAGAATTGGAAGCCAGCAGCAGATTGGCGGCAACCCAGCCGATATTCCCTGTATGGATTATGTGAACGAGGAATACAATATCATCTACACTCCTCTGGATACCGTAACCCCCATTTCCCTGGCCCAATACAGCTACTATACTGTACCCGGACTTTTTTCCCTTCTGGACAGCTCCAGCATGGAGGCATCCGGCATACTCACCGCCTTTTCCGCGCCCGCCCTGGGAAACAGGGGGCGCGGGACCCTTATCGGTATCGTGGATACCGGCATTGACTATACCAACCCCTTATTCCGCTATCCGGACGGCTCCACCAGAATCGCGGGCCTGTGGGACCAGAGCATCCCCGCGGGAGCGGATGTCATTCCTCCCGGCGTGCCAGACTATTATGAACTCAGCGGCGCCTCTTATGGCACTGAATTTACTAGGGAGCAGATCAACCAGGCCCTTACCTCCGACAGCCCCCTTGACCTGGTGCCCTCCACGGACACCAATGGCCACGGCACCTTCCTGGCCGGAATTGCCGCCGGCGGCTCCCTGCCGGAACAGGACTTCACGGGCGCGGCTCCGGAGTGCGAGCTCATAGTGGTCAAACTGAAGCAGGCCAAACGCTACCTGCGGGAATTCTACCTTGTCAGCGAGGGCGCCGATGCCTACCAGGAAAATGACATCATGATGGGAATAAAATACCTGCGGGTGACCGCGTTCCGCCTGGGCCGCCCCCTAATCATCCTCATCGCCCTTGGATCCAATCTGGGAAGCCATGAGGGCACCTCACCCTTAAGCAGCGTTGTGCAGGATGCCATCCGTTTCCTGGGCCGTGCAGCGGTCATTGCGGCAGGCAATGAGACAGGCCGGGCCCATCATTATTTCGGCACCATTCCGGCCGGACAGGAGTGGGATGATGTGGAAATCCGGGTGGGACCGGAAGAATCCAGCCGCGGCTTTTCCCTGGAGCTATGGGCTTCCACTGCCGATACCTATTCTGTGGGCTTCGTCTCACCCAGCGGTGAGATAATCTCCCGTATCCCTATTATAGCCAGGAACGAGACCTCTATCCCTTTTCTTCTGGAACCAACGGTCATTACGGTCAATTACCGGCTCATTGAATCCGGCGCCGGAAAACAGCTGATATTCATGCGTTTTGAAAATCCTGTGACCGGGATATGGAGGGTGCGGGTTTATAATACCCAGTATTTTACAGGTGAGTTTAACATATGGCTGCCCTCCGAGGGACTGATATCGGATGAAACCGTATTTCTGCGTCCCACTCCCGATACCACCATTACCATGCCCGGCAATACGGGCGCGCCCATTACAGTGGGGGCCTACAACCATCTGAACAACAGTATCTACATCCACTCCAGCCGCGGGTTCACCACTTCCGGTATTGTAAAACCGGAGCTGGCAGCTCCAGGCGTCAATGTGATGGGGCCTGCTGTGGGGCGCAGAATCAACGGCTCCATCCCCATGACCACCCGCAGCGGCACCTCGGTGGCTGCCGCCCACGTGGCCGGCGCTGTGGCCAGCCTCTTTGGCTGGGGAATCGTGGAAAGCAATCAGATTACCATGAGCCAGGCATCCGTTAAATCTTATTTAATCCGCGGTGCAAAAAGAAATCCAGCACTCCGCTACCCCAACGAAGAGTGGGGCTACGGAGCACTGGATTTATATGAAACCTTCCGGCGTATCAGGGAATAA
- the clpX gene encoding ATP-dependent Clp protease ATP-binding subunit ClpX has product MDEKEYIQDVETSGHGEDKDKQKEEDRYEKVCYMCRRPESKAGPMISMPGGMNLCHDCMQKAFDSVTKGGMDFSKLPNMPYMNMNLNDLNMTPPAVEIPKKQKIKKKAKEQPVLTMKDIPAPHVIKAKLDEYVIGQEKAKKVMAVAVYNHYKRAFLDHPSKDVAVEDAGTDKSIVIEKSNILMIGPTGSGKTYLVKTLARLLDVPLAIADATSLTEAGYIGDDIESVVSKLLAAADNDVERAQKGIIFIDEIDKIAKKKQTNTRDVSGESVQQELLKLLEGSTVEVPVGSNQKNAMTPMATVNTDNILFICGGAFPDLEEIIKERLMKKTTMGFGSILKDTYDKDPDILGQVTNEDLRTFGMIPEFLGRLPVTVTLQGLTEDMMVRILKEPKNAITKQYERLLEMDEVRLIFEDEALKWIAGEAIKRGTGARALRAILEEFMLDIMYEIPKDPNIGSVVVTRPYLEKSGGPLIQMRG; this is encoded by the coding sequence TTGGACGAGAAAGAGTATATCCAGGATGTGGAGACATCCGGCCATGGTGAAGATAAAGACAAACAAAAGGAAGAGGACCGCTACGAAAAGGTGTGTTACATGTGCCGGCGGCCCGAGAGTAAGGCCGGCCCCATGATATCCATGCCCGGCGGCATGAATCTCTGCCATGACTGTATGCAGAAGGCATTTGATTCCGTGACAAAGGGAGGCATGGATTTTTCAAAACTCCCCAATATGCCCTACATGAACATGAACCTCAATGATCTGAATATGACACCTCCCGCAGTGGAAATTCCCAAAAAGCAGAAAATCAAGAAAAAAGCCAAGGAACAGCCGGTCCTGACCATGAAGGACATACCGGCGCCCCATGTCATCAAGGCGAAGCTGGATGAATATGTTATCGGTCAGGAAAAAGCCAAGAAGGTGATGGCAGTGGCTGTATATAACCATTATAAAAGGGCATTTCTGGACCATCCCTCTAAAGACGTGGCCGTGGAGGATGCCGGAACAGATAAGAGCATTGTCATTGAAAAGTCCAACATACTGATGATTGGCCCTACGGGAAGCGGCAAGACCTATCTGGTTAAGACCCTGGCCAGACTTCTGGACGTGCCGCTGGCCATTGCCGACGCCACCTCTCTGACAGAGGCGGGGTATATCGGCGACGACATAGAGAGCGTGGTATCCAAGCTTCTTGCTGCTGCGGATAACGATGTGGAGCGGGCTCAGAAGGGAATCATATTCATTGATGAGATTGACAAGATTGCCAAGAAGAAACAGACTAATACCAGAGATGTCAGCGGCGAATCCGTACAGCAGGAGCTTCTCAAGCTGCTGGAGGGAAGCACTGTGGAGGTGCCGGTAGGTTCCAACCAGAAGAACGCCATGACGCCCATGGCTACGGTGAATACGGATAATATCCTGTTCATCTGCGGCGGCGCATTCCCTGATCTGGAGGAGATCATTAAGGAACGCCTGATGAAGAAAACCACCATGGGCTTTGGTTCCATTTTGAAGGATACATATGATAAGGATCCCGATATTCTGGGACAGGTGACCAATGAGGATCTGCGGACCTTTGGGATGATTCCCGAGTTCCTGGGAAGGCTTCCCGTGACAGTGACCCTTCAGGGGCTGACGGAGGACATGATGGTCCGCATCCTGAAGGAGCCGAAGAACGCCATCACCAAGCAGTATGAACGGCTGCTGGAGATGGATGAGGTACGGCTGATTTTTGAGGATGAGGCTCTTAAATGGATTGCCGGTGAAGCCATCAAGAGAGGGACCGGGGCCAGGGCTCTGAGGGCCATTCTGGAGGAATTCATGCTGGATATTATGTATGAGATTCCCAAAGACCCCAATATCGGCTCCGTGGTTGTCACCCGTCCCTATCTGGAAAAGAGCGGCGGACCATTGATACAGATGCGTGGTTGA
- a CDS encoding S1C family serine protease: MYDNDQNYGWKSYDNQSYDNRQYGGDPYGRRPQPEDMPPKKKKGGILKKAALLTAGALLFGTVSGATMVGVNVAASRFMGNSAAASAEPEKKEEIPKARTESRDSGQDNGQGSASQGDGGYQQGQRNNGKAVADVSDIVEQAMPTVVAITSTAVYQSNNYGYGWFFRGGPQTYEVPSSGSGIIIGENDKELLIVTNNHVVEDSTSLKVAFIDSEVVDAAIKGTDAETDLAVIAVPLEQIKDDTKSKIKVARLGNSDELKVGQGVIAIGNALGYGQSVTVGYVSALNREVRVSNTSTRELLQTDAAINPGNSGGALLNMKGEVIGINAAKYSSTEVEGIGYAIPISKAEDIMNQLMNRKTMNPVEEARRGYLGIQGTSVDEESAAAFGMPRGVYVYKILEEGAAAQSDLREKDIITKVDGQSVRNMTDLQELLACYEMGEQIDLTVQTQKDGEYQERTVTIALKAMPQENTETQAQ; the protein is encoded by the coding sequence ATGTACGACAACGACCAGAACTACGGGTGGAAGTCTTATGATAACCAGAGCTATGACAACAGGCAGTATGGCGGGGACCCATATGGGCGCCGTCCCCAGCCGGAGGATATGCCTCCAAAGAAGAAAAAGGGCGGCATTTTAAAAAAGGCGGCCCTGCTCACGGCAGGAGCCCTTCTTTTTGGTACTGTCTCAGGGGCGACCATGGTGGGAGTCAATGTGGCCGCGTCCAGATTCATGGGGAACAGCGCTGCAGCGTCGGCTGAACCGGAAAAGAAGGAAGAGATACCAAAGGCCCGGACAGAAAGCCGGGACAGCGGCCAGGATAACGGTCAGGGCAGCGCCTCCCAGGGAGACGGCGGATACCAGCAGGGCCAGAGGAATAATGGAAAAGCAGTGGCGGATGTGTCCGACATCGTGGAACAGGCCATGCCCACGGTGGTGGCAATCACCAGTACGGCGGTATACCAGAGCAATAATTACGGATACGGCTGGTTCTTCAGGGGCGGCCCCCAGACCTATGAGGTGCCCAGCAGCGGTTCGGGAATCATTATAGGCGAGAACGATAAGGAACTTCTCATCGTGACCAACAACCATGTGGTGGAGGATTCCACCTCCCTGAAGGTGGCCTTTATTGACAGTGAGGTGGTAGACGCGGCCATTAAGGGAACGGACGCAGAGACGGACCTGGCAGTTATAGCAGTGCCTCTGGAGCAGATCAAGGATGACACTAAGAGTAAGATTAAGGTGGCCAGGCTGGGCAACTCCGATGAACTGAAGGTGGGACAGGGCGTCATTGCCATCGGCAATGCGCTGGGTTATGGCCAGTCCGTGACCGTGGGGTATGTAAGCGCACTTAACCGGGAGGTCAGGGTATCAAACACCAGCACCAGGGAGCTTCTGCAGACAGATGCGGCCATCAATCCGGGCAACAGCGGAGGCGCCCTTCTCAATATGAAGGGGGAGGTTATCGGTATCAATGCCGCCAAGTATTCCTCCACCGAAGTGGAGGGAATCGGCTATGCTATTCCCATATCCAAGGCAGAGGACATCATGAACCAGCTCATGAACCGCAAGACCATGAATCCGGTGGAGGAGGCCAGGAGAGGTTATCTGGGCATACAGGGAACCAGCGTAGATGAAGAGTCCGCGGCGGCCTTCGGAATGCCAAGAGGCGTATATGTATACAAGATACTGGAGGAAGGAGCCGCGGCCCAGTCAGACCTGAGGGAAAAGGACATCATCACCAAGGTGGACGGCCAGAGTGTCCGAAACATGACGGATTTACAGGAGCTTCTGGCCTGCTACGAGATGGGGGAGCAGATCGATCTGACGGTACAGACCCAGAAGGACGGGGAATACCAGGAAAGGACAGTTACCATTGCACTGAAAGCCATGCCCCAGGAGAATACGGAAACACAGGCCCAATAA
- a CDS encoding LCP family protein, protein MNREFDNGFDEEEERLRGRSRKRDLGAGAGADSDTMPGARAGSSRRGINGAGQEVRAGSGGGARPRTPVFADRAPGRAASDSLGQGPAAGSRSSAGPRSGAGSGQRPRYAGEGAAERAPGMSGKIGTRSAYAGEKMPERPGYAGAGGNNGARSGYTGTGSASGERPVYAAGKSVDRPRFTGDRPDGRPGISGSRPGERPRYTGEGKGARPAAGNLGAGGTGGRTYSRSYAGAEDPGAGKGRDSSFGRNGGGAGGRRAAREAAAADPAAAAVKRRRKMIIVFIILEIIFLLGTGLYRYAQNKISLIQPSQFKPAQVTNPNIPQGKVEEMEGYWTIALFGVDSRNNSVGKGNNADVIIICNIDQGSGEIKLVSVFRDTYLSVSDNGLYNKINQAYFLGGPKQAVEALNRNLDLQIDDFATFNWKAVVDAVNILGGVDVELSKAEFYYINAYITETVEATGVGSYQLKQAGLNHLDGVQAVAYARLRKMDTDFARTERQREIIDLCFQKLKKSDFAVVNNVMEAVFPQILSSVTIDDIIPAAKNLTKYTIADTMGFPAARSDANMGKKGACVIPQTLESNVTLLHQFLFGDENYQPSDMVKKISAKISADTGMYNEGKPIDHVGTDGGYIPKPTQATKATEETKENESESSTSETDESIIDGETDLEIETDEFGNEVDPPEDDNGIFGLPGESSGSGTVHPGRPGESSSGSMFPGAETSEGDRTTGPGAITYPGQDPARGTSAAYPGATRGTTAAYPGSQGTSAAYPGSTKGSTAAYPGASSDEYVPEGPGSVIIGPGN, encoded by the coding sequence ATGAATCGTGAGTTTGACAATGGATTTGATGAGGAAGAAGAGAGATTAAGAGGCCGCAGCAGAAAGCGCGATCTGGGCGCGGGTGCCGGGGCTGATTCAGATACAATGCCGGGGGCGCGCGCCGGAAGCAGCAGGCGGGGGATAAATGGAGCCGGCCAGGAGGTCCGCGCAGGTTCAGGCGGCGGGGCCAGGCCAAGAACACCGGTTTTTGCTGACAGGGCGCCAGGCAGGGCGGCCTCGGATAGCCTAGGCCAAGGCCCGGCAGCCGGCTCCAGGTCCAGTGCCGGGCCCAGATCCGGTGCCGGTTCCGGCCAGCGTCCCCGCTATGCCGGAGAGGGAGCCGCGGAGCGCGCCCCAGGCATGTCAGGAAAGATCGGAACCCGCAGTGCCTATGCCGGTGAGAAAATGCCGGAACGCCCTGGATATGCGGGCGCAGGCGGCAATAACGGCGCGCGTTCGGGATATACAGGCACGGGCAGCGCGTCCGGAGAAAGGCCGGTATACGCGGCCGGCAAGTCCGTGGACCGTCCCAGATTCACAGGGGACCGGCCTGACGGAAGGCCGGGAATTTCAGGAAGCAGGCCGGGAGAACGGCCCAGGTACACAGGCGAAGGTAAAGGAGCCAGGCCGGCAGCCGGAAATTTGGGCGCTGGCGGCACTGGCGGACGCACATACAGCCGGTCCTATGCAGGGGCGGAAGACCCTGGCGCCGGTAAGGGCAGGGATTCGTCCTTTGGAAGAAACGGGGGCGGAGCAGGCGGCCGCAGGGCGGCCAGGGAAGCGGCGGCAGCGGACCCGGCCGCGGCAGCGGTTAAGCGCCGCCGTAAGATGATAATTGTATTTATCATACTGGAAATCATATTCCTTCTGGGAACAGGGCTCTACAGGTATGCGCAGAACAAGATTAGCCTGATTCAGCCAAGCCAGTTTAAACCGGCCCAGGTGACCAACCCTAATATCCCCCAAGGAAAGGTGGAGGAGATGGAGGGATACTGGACCATTGCCCTTTTTGGCGTGGACAGCCGAAACAATTCGGTTGGAAAAGGCAATAATGCCGATGTTATCATCATATGCAACATTGACCAGGGCAGCGGCGAGATTAAGCTTGTCAGCGTGTTCAGGGATACTTATCTCAGTGTAAGTGATAACGGGCTGTACAATAAGATTAACCAGGCTTATTTCCTGGGAGGTCCTAAACAGGCAGTGGAGGCCCTGAACAGAAATCTGGACCTTCAGATAGATGATTTTGCCACATTTAACTGGAAGGCAGTGGTGGATGCCGTCAATATTCTGGGCGGAGTGGATGTGGAGCTGAGCAAGGCGGAGTTTTACTATATCAATGCCTATATTACCGAGACTGTGGAGGCCACAGGGGTAGGTTCCTATCAGCTGAAACAGGCGGGTCTTAACCATCTGGACGGTGTCCAGGCGGTTGCGTACGCAAGGCTTCGTAAGATGGATACGGACTTTGCCAGGACAGAGCGCCAGCGGGAGATCATTGACCTCTGTTTCCAGAAGCTTAAGAAATCTGATTTTGCGGTGGTGAACAATGTCATGGAGGCAGTGTTTCCCCAGATTCTTTCCAGTGTCACCATTGATGACATTATACCGGCAGCCAAAAATCTGACCAAGTATACCATAGCGGATACCATGGGATTCCCGGCAGCCAGAAGTGACGCCAATATGGGCAAGAAGGGAGCCTGTGTTATTCCGCAGACACTGGAGAGCAATGTAACCCTTCTTCATCAGTTCCTGTTTGGGGATGAAAATTACCAGCCCAGTGACATGGTAAAGAAAATCAGCGCCAAGATATCAGCGGATACGGGCATGTACAATGAGGGCAAGCCAATCGACCATGTGGGAACAGACGGCGGTTATATCCCCAAGCCCACGCAGGCGACCAAGGCCACGGAAGAGACAAAAGAAAATGAGTCTGAGAGCAGCACGTCCGAGACAGATGAGTCTATCATTGACGGCGAAACGGATTTGGAGATTGAGACCGACGAGTTTGGCAATGAAGTGGACCCGCCTGAGGATGATAACGGTATATTCGGACTGCCGGGAGAAAGCAGCGGCTCCGGTACTGTCCATCCCGGAAGGCCGGGGGAGAGCAGCTCAGGCAGCATGTTCCCGGGAGCCGAGACATCAGAGGGCGACCGGACAACCGGGCCGGGCGCAATCACCTATCCGGGCCAGGATCCCGCCAGGGGAACCAGTGCCGCTTATCCCGGAGCCACCAGGGGAACCACGGCTGCGTATCCCGGAAGCCAGGGTACATCCGCGGCCTATCCGGGCAGCACCAAGGGGAGTACGGCAGCTTATCCGGGCGCCTCGTCCGATGAATACGTGCCGGAGGGACCGGGTTCCGTTATCATTGGGCCGGGAAATTAA
- a CDS encoding undecaprenyl-phosphate glucose phosphotransferase → MIKDNQKRLNRMHVLLDILVTVVAYALAWFIVISGKVLPLDEGVLKPQVYFMALIFIVPIYLILYASFHLYVPKRIQGRRSELANICKANVIGLMVFTFVLFGLRRFVSHLSYFSTKMILAFFAANIILLEAERISIRIFLRSLRTNGYNQKHVLLIGYSRAAEGFIDRVSVNPEWGYHVQGILDDHRPAGFAYKKVQVLGPTNHLEDFLASNTLDEIAITLSIKEYSNLEQIVAACEKSGVHTKFIPDYNNIIPTIPYMEDLQGLPVIHIRHVPLTGVFNATMKRIVDLAGALFGLIVFSPLMLVTALLIKITSPGPVLFSQERIGLHNRPFKMYKFRSMEVQDPGRERSQWTTPHDPRVTPVGRFIRKTSIDEMPQFFNVLIGDMSLVGPRPERPLFVEKFKEEIPRYMIKHQVRPGLTGWAQVNGYRGDTSITKRIEHDLYYIENWSLGFDFKIMLLTVFKGFINKNAY, encoded by the coding sequence ATGATAAAAGATAACCAGAAAAGGCTGAACCGCATGCATGTCCTGCTGGATATACTGGTCACTGTGGTGGCCTACGCTCTGGCATGGTTCATTGTCATCAGCGGAAAGGTGCTGCCCTTAGACGAAGGCGTGCTAAAGCCCCAGGTATATTTTATGGCGCTCATTTTTATCGTGCCCATATACCTGATTCTATATGCCAGTTTCCATCTGTATGTGCCCAAACGGATTCAGGGGCGGCGTTCGGAGCTGGCGAATATCTGCAAGGCCAATGTCATCGGCCTTATGGTCTTTACGTTCGTGCTTTTTGGCCTGCGAAGGTTCGTAAGCCATTTGAGCTATTTCTCCACAAAGATGATTCTGGCATTCTTTGCGGCCAATATCATCCTGCTGGAAGCAGAGCGGATTTCAATACGCATCTTCCTGCGCTCCCTGCGGACCAACGGCTATAATCAGAAGCATGTGCTCCTCATTGGCTACAGCCGGGCGGCCGAAGGGTTCATCGACAGGGTCAGCGTCAATCCGGAATGGGGATACCATGTCCAGGGAATCCTGGACGATCACCGGCCCGCCGGCTTTGCATATAAAAAGGTACAGGTACTGGGACCCACCAATCATCTGGAGGACTTCCTGGCATCCAATACGCTGGACGAAATAGCCATAACCCTGAGCATTAAAGAGTACTCTAATCTGGAACAGATTGTGGCCGCCTGTGAGAAATCAGGCGTGCATACAAAGTTCATACCGGATTATAATAATATAATACCGACGATTCCCTATATGGAAGACCTTCAGGGACTTCCGGTAATCCATATCCGTCATGTGCCCCTTACCGGGGTGTTTAATGCCACCATGAAGCGGATAGTGGACCTTGCCGGCGCTCTGTTTGGTCTGATTGTATTTTCGCCTCTCATGCTGGTCACGGCTCTGCTAATCAAAATCACTTCACCCGGGCCCGTGCTTTTCAGCCAGGAGAGGATAGGGCTGCACAACCGTCCCTTTAAGATGTACAAGTTCCGCTCCATGGAGGTCCAGGACCCAGGCAGGGAACGCAGCCAGTGGACAACGCCCCATGACCCCAGGGTAACGCCTGTGGGACGTTTCATACGCAAGACAAGCATTGACGAGATGCCCCAGTTTTTTAATGTTCTCATAGGCGACATGAGTCTGGTGGGGCCCAGGCCGGAACGGCCGCTGTTTGTGGAAAAATTCAAGGAAGAGATACCGCGGTATATGATTAAGCATCAGGTGCGCCCGGGGCTTACGGGCTGGGCCCAGGTCAACGGCTACCGCGGGGATACATCGATAACCAAGAGGATTGAACATGACCTGTATTACATTGAGAACTGGAGCCTGGGTTTTGACTTTAAGATCATGCTTCTCACTGTTTTCAAGGGATTTATTAATAAAAATGCATATTGA
- a CDS encoding glycosyltransferase family 2 protein — translation MSDHRNDYEAGRGNETGRGNETGRRAGRHSKVTIVIPNYNGLKFMEPCFKALNMQICRDFDILVVDNGSTDGSVEWLKEQGIPAIFLPENTGFSGAVNVGIKAASTPYVILLNNDTEPDFHYVGEMIKAIERSQKIFSVSCKMIQLCRKELMDDAGDMYSLLGWAYQRGVGRPCAKYNRACRIFSACAGAAIYRREVFEEIGYFDEMHFAYLEDLDVGYRARIAGYDNIYCPTAIVYHVGSGTSGSKYNPFKVKLAARNNIYLNYKNMPLLQLAVNLLPILLGMGLKYMFFKKKGFGRDYAAGVREGLATAKRCRKVPYSRERLKNYLAIEWELITGTFIYVYEFAARRIAKL, via the coding sequence ATGAGTGACCATAGAAATGATTATGAAGCGGGACGCGGTAATGAAACAGGACGCGGTAATGAAACAGGACGCAGGGCAGGCAGGCACAGCAAAGTGACCATCGTCATACCGAACTATAACGGTCTTAAATTTATGGAGCCCTGTTTTAAAGCCCTTAATATGCAGATTTGCCGGGATTTTGACATCCTGGTGGTGGACAACGGTTCCACGGACGGAAGTGTGGAGTGGCTGAAGGAGCAGGGGATTCCGGCCATTTTCCTGCCTGAGAACACAGGGTTTTCGGGCGCGGTGAACGTGGGCATTAAGGCGGCGTCAACTCCTTATGTGATTCTGCTCAACAATGACACGGAGCCGGACTTTCACTATGTGGGAGAAATGATCAAGGCCATTGAGCGCTCCCAAAAGATATTTTCCGTCAGCTGCAAGATGATACAGCTCTGCCGAAAGGAGCTGATGGACGATGCCGGGGATATGTACAGCCTTTTGGGGTGGGCATACCAGAGGGGCGTGGGCCGCCCCTGTGCAAAATATAACAGGGCATGCCGCATCTTCTCAGCCTGCGCCGGGGCAGCCATTTACCGCCGTGAGGTGTTTGAAGAGATCGGATACTTTGACGAGATGCATTTTGCGTACCTGGAGGACCTGGACGTGGGTTACAGGGCCAGAATAGCGGGATATGACAACATTTACTGTCCCACGGCCATTGTCTATCATGTGGGAAGCGGCACCAGCGGTTCCAAGTACAATCCCTTCAAGGTAAAGCTGGCTGCCAGAAATAATATTTATCTGAATTATAAGAACATGCCCCTTTTGCAGCTGGCGGTGAACCTGCTTCCCATTCTCCTGGGAATGGGACTTAAGTATATGTTTTTTAAGAAAAAGGGATTTGGAAGGGATTATGCGGCTGGTGTGAGGGAAGGCCTGGCAACCGCTAAAAGGTGCCGGAAGGTGCCTTACAGCAGGGAACGGCTTAAAAATTATCTGGCCATTGAGTGGGAATTGATTACAGGGACCTTTATCTATGTTTATGAGTTTGCCGCAAGGCGGATTGCTAAATTATGA